A genomic region of Caldicellulosiruptor acetigenus contains the following coding sequences:
- a CDS encoding glycine--tRNA ligase, with protein sequence MDEIVALCKRRGFIFQSSEIYGGLNSCWDYGPLGVEMKNNIKRLWWKANVQLRDDVVGLDSSILMNPKVWEASGHLSNFADPMADCKVCKKRWRVDQLQEYKCPECGGELTEARMFNLMFKTFMGPVEDESAVVYLRPETAQGIFVNFINVQQTMRKKLPFGIAQIGKSFRNEITPGNFIFRTREFEQMEIEYFVKPGTDEQWHKHWIEQRINWYYKLGIKKENLRIREHGKDELAHYAKACVDIEYLFPMGWSELEGIANRTDFDLTQHQKYSGENLTYFDDETKQRYIPYVIEPSAGVDRSLLAFLIDAYEYQQIDKDDFRVVLHLHPAIAPVKAAVFPLMKKEELVKKAKEIYNELKYKWIVQYDESGSIGKRYRRQDEIGTPFGITVDYQTLEDETVTIRDRDTMEQVRVHIKEIIPYLEERIEVKF encoded by the coding sequence ATGGATGAAATAGTTGCCCTTTGCAAACGTCGTGGATTTATATTTCAATCAAGCGAGATATACGGTGGACTCAATAGCTGCTGGGACTATGGTCCTCTTGGTGTAGAGATGAAAAATAACATAAAAAGACTGTGGTGGAAAGCAAACGTCCAGCTCAGAGACGATGTTGTGGGGCTTGACTCAAGCATTTTGATGAATCCAAAGGTTTGGGAAGCAAGCGGACACTTGAGCAATTTTGCCGACCCTATGGCTGACTGCAAGGTGTGCAAAAAAAGATGGAGAGTGGACCAGCTTCAAGAGTACAAATGCCCTGAGTGCGGCGGTGAACTTACCGAGGCAAGAATGTTCAACCTTATGTTCAAAACATTTATGGGCCCTGTTGAAGATGAGTCGGCCGTTGTGTATTTGAGACCTGAAACAGCACAAGGTATTTTTGTAAACTTTATTAATGTTCAGCAGACAATGAGAAAGAAGCTTCCTTTTGGAATTGCTCAGATTGGCAAGTCGTTCAGAAACGAGATTACACCTGGCAACTTTATTTTCAGGACAAGAGAGTTTGAACAGATGGAAATAGAGTATTTTGTAAAGCCAGGGACTGATGAGCAGTGGCACAAACACTGGATTGAGCAAAGGATAAACTGGTATTACAAATTAGGAATAAAGAAGGAAAATCTAAGAATTCGCGAACATGGCAAGGACGAGCTTGCACACTATGCAAAAGCATGTGTGGACATTGAATATTTATTCCCGATGGGATGGTCAGAGCTTGAAGGTATTGCGAACAGGACAGACTTTGACCTAACACAACATCAAAAATACAGCGGCGAAAACTTAACATATTTTGACGATGAGACAAAACAAAGGTATATTCCATATGTAATTGAGCCATCTGCAGGCGTGGACAGGTCTTTACTTGCATTTTTAATTGATGCATATGAATACCAGCAGATTGATAAAGATGACTTCAGAGTGGTACTTCACCTTCACCCTGCGATTGCACCTGTAAAAGCTGCTGTGTTCCCGCTTATGAAAAAAGAAGAGCTTGTAAAAAAAGCAAAGGAAATTTACAATGAGCTTAAATACAAGTGGATTGTTCAATACGATGAGAGTGGTAGCATAGGTAAAAGATATAGGCGACAAGATGAGATTGGAACACCATTTGGAATCACAGTAGATTATCAGACTTTAGAAGATGAAACTGTTACAATAAGAGATAGAGACACCATGGAGCAAGTGAGGGTGCATATAAAAGAAATAATTCCTTACCTTGAAGAAAGAATTGAGGTAAAGTTTTAA
- the recO gene encoding DNA repair protein RecO encodes MKLIKTKGIVLKETNFEESSKILTVLTSDFGKIQVLSKNCRRLLSVLSAVSQPLMFCEFVIRKTKDIYSISSASVIESFFELSQDVNLAIYSGYLIELVDSFLEFEQKNEDVLRLLLNSLYLLKKGKDPEVVSRIFEIKILVYTGFFPQFTQCVKCQRKDITRAFFSFKNGGLTCEACKEDNDIEIEIEVVKRILIVAATNLKKLNKISFDSSLNSKIKTITLPYIKMVLQKDIKILDFFRFIQ; translated from the coding sequence ATGAAATTAATAAAAACTAAAGGAATTGTGCTAAAAGAGACAAACTTTGAAGAGTCGAGTAAGATTTTGACTGTGCTCACAAGCGACTTTGGGAAAATTCAAGTTTTATCGAAAAATTGTAGAAGGCTTTTAAGTGTTTTGTCTGCTGTATCTCAGCCGCTTATGTTCTGTGAGTTTGTTATAAGAAAAACAAAAGATATTTACTCAATTTCTTCAGCATCTGTGATTGAATCATTTTTTGAACTATCTCAAGATGTAAATCTTGCAATTTATTCGGGATATCTTATTGAACTTGTTGACAGTTTCTTGGAATTTGAACAAAAAAATGAGGATGTTTTAAGGCTTCTTTTAAACTCTCTTTATCTTCTGAAAAAAGGAAAAGACCCTGAAGTGGTCAGCAGGATATTTGAAATAAAAATTTTAGTATATACAGGCTTTTTCCCTCAGTTTACCCAGTGTGTAAAGTGTCAGAGAAAGGACATTACAAGAGCGTTCTTTTCTTTCAAAAACGGTGGTCTTACTTGCGAAGCTTGCAAAGAAGATAATGATATAGAGATCGAGATTGAAGTTGTAAAGCGTATTTTAATTGTTGCAGCAACCAATTTGAAAAAGCTCAACAAGATTTCGTTTGACAGCTCTTTAAACAGCAAGATAAAGACCATAACGCTACCATATATTAAAATGGTGCTGCAAAAAGATATCAAAATTCTTGATTTTTTTAGGTTTATACAATAA
- the ppdK gene encoding pyruvate, phosphate dikinase, whose protein sequence is MSKKKYVYMFYEGNKDMRELLGGKGANLAEMTNLGLPVPPGFTVTTEACTRYYEEGEKIADEIVEEIFEKLAELEKITGKKFGDPSNPLLVSVRSGARVSMPGMMDTILNLGINDEVVKGLAELTNNERFAYDSYRRFIQMFSDVVMGIEKNKFEKILDEVKEKYGAKYDTDLTAEHLKEVVVRYKELYKAEKGEDFPQDPKVQLLEAVKAVFRSWNNPRAIVYRRLNEIPHDWGTAVNVQMMAYGNMGNDSGTGVAFTRNPATGEKELYGEFLMNAQGEDVVAGIRTPQPISALKETMPEVYQQLADIAKKLETYYKDMQDMEFTIERGKLYMLQTRNGKRTAQAALKIAVDMVEEGLITKEEAMLKVDPKQLDTLLHPTFEPDALKAAKPIAKGLPASPGAATGKIYFTAEEAKAAVERGEKKVILVRTETSPEDIEGMVAAQGILTSRGGMTSHAAVVARGMGKCCVAGCGDITINEEEKYFTTPDGKVYREGDWISLDGSTGYVYAGELPTKEPELTGYFATFMQWADEIRRLKVRANADTPRDAAQARKFGAEGIGLCRTEHMFFEEDRIPAMREMIVARTEEQRRKALEKLLPMQRGDFEALFREMKGYPVTIRLLDPPLHEFLPKEDDAIRELAKEMGITFEELKAIVQSLHELNPMLGHRGCRLAVTYPEIAEMQTRAIIEAAINVKNEGIDVVPEIMVPLVGELKELKYIKDIIVKTAEKVMEEKGVKIEYKVGTMIEVPRAALTADEIAKEAEFFSFGTNDLTQMTFGFSRDDIGKFLNDYFEKKIFETDPFARLDEKGVGKLIKMAAELGRSTRPDIKLGICGEHGGDPSSIEFCHNVGLDYVSCSPFRVPIARLAAAQAQVKSKMKAFIDK, encoded by the coding sequence TTGAGCAAAAAGAAATATGTCTACATGTTCTATGAAGGCAACAAAGACATGAGAGAACTTCTCGGTGGAAAAGGTGCGAATCTTGCTGAGATGACAAATCTTGGACTTCCTGTTCCTCCTGGATTTACTGTCACAACAGAGGCTTGTACAAGATACTATGAAGAAGGCGAAAAGATAGCAGATGAGATTGTAGAAGAGATCTTTGAAAAACTTGCCGAACTTGAGAAGATCACGGGAAAGAAATTCGGTGATCCAAGCAACCCACTTCTTGTTTCTGTTCGAAGCGGTGCAAGAGTTTCAATGCCAGGTATGATGGATACAATCCTCAACCTTGGTATCAATGATGAAGTTGTTAAAGGCTTAGCAGAACTTACAAACAATGAGAGGTTTGCATACGACTCATACAGAAGATTCATTCAGATGTTCTCTGACGTTGTTATGGGCATTGAAAAGAACAAGTTTGAAAAGATACTTGATGAAGTCAAAGAAAAGTATGGTGCGAAATACGACACAGATTTGACAGCTGAGCATTTAAAAGAGGTTGTTGTAAGGTACAAAGAGCTTTACAAAGCTGAAAAAGGTGAAGATTTCCCACAAGACCCCAAAGTTCAACTCTTGGAAGCGGTAAAAGCAGTTTTCAGGTCGTGGAACAACCCAAGAGCTATTGTATACAGAAGACTTAACGAGATTCCACACGATTGGGGAACAGCTGTAAACGTTCAGATGATGGCATATGGTAACATGGGCAACGACTCTGGTACAGGCGTTGCATTTACAAGAAATCCTGCAACAGGTGAAAAAGAGCTTTATGGTGAGTTCTTGATGAACGCACAGGGTGAAGACGTTGTTGCAGGTATCAGAACACCACAGCCAATCTCTGCTTTGAAAGAAACAATGCCAGAAGTATACCAGCAGCTTGCTGACATTGCAAAGAAGCTTGAAACATATTACAAAGACATGCAGGATATGGAGTTTACAATTGAAAGAGGCAAACTCTATATGCTTCAGACAAGAAATGGTAAGAGAACTGCACAGGCAGCGCTCAAGATTGCAGTTGATATGGTAGAAGAAGGTCTTATTACAAAAGAAGAAGCAATGTTAAAAGTTGACCCCAAACAGCTTGATACACTACTTCACCCAACATTTGAGCCAGATGCGCTCAAAGCTGCAAAACCAATTGCAAAGGGTCTTCCTGCATCACCTGGTGCTGCAACAGGTAAGATTTATTTCACAGCTGAAGAAGCAAAAGCTGCTGTTGAAAGAGGAGAAAAGAAGGTTATTCTTGTTAGAACAGAGACATCTCCAGAAGACATTGAAGGTATGGTTGCAGCTCAGGGTATTTTGACATCAAGAGGCGGTATGACATCACACGCTGCAGTTGTTGCAAGAGGTATGGGTAAATGCTGTGTTGCAGGATGTGGCGACATTACTATAAACGAAGAAGAGAAGTATTTCACAACACCTGATGGAAAAGTTTATCGTGAAGGGGATTGGATTTCACTTGACGGTTCAACAGGATACGTATATGCTGGTGAGCTTCCAACAAAAGAACCAGAACTGACAGGCTATTTTGCAACATTCATGCAATGGGCTGACGAGATAAGAAGACTTAAAGTTAGAGCAAACGCAGATACACCAAGAGATGCTGCACAGGCAAGGAAGTTTGGTGCAGAGGGTATTGGTCTTTGCAGAACAGAGCACATGTTCTTTGAAGAAGATAGAATTCCTGCAATGAGAGAGATGATTGTTGCAAGAACAGAAGAGCAGAGAAGAAAAGCTCTTGAGAAGCTCCTACCAATGCAAAGAGGAGACTTTGAAGCACTGTTCAGAGAAATGAAAGGTTACCCTGTTACAATAAGACTTTTAGACCCACCACTCCATGAATTCTTGCCAAAAGAAGATGATGCTATAAGAGAACTTGCAAAAGAAATGGGCATTACCTTTGAAGAACTCAAGGCAATTGTTCAGAGCTTGCACGAGCTCAACCCGATGCTTGGCCACAGAGGTTGCCGTTTGGCTGTAACATATCCTGAAATTGCTGAGATGCAGACAAGGGCTATTATCGAGGCAGCAATCAATGTAAAGAATGAAGGTATTGATGTTGTTCCTGAGATAATGGTTCCTCTTGTTGGTGAACTCAAAGAGCTCAAATACATTAAAGATATCATTGTAAAGACAGCTGAAAAGGTTATGGAAGAAAAAGGTGTTAAGATTGAATACAAAGTTGGAACAATGATTGAGGTACCACGTGCTGCACTTACTGCTGATGAGATTGCAAAAGAAGCTGAGTTCTTCTCATTTGGTACAAATGACTTAACGCAGATGACATTTGGTTTCTCCAGAGACGACATTGGCAAGTTCTTAAATGACTACTTTGAAAAGAAGATATTCGAAACAGACCCATTTGCAAGACTTGACGAAAAAGGTGTTGGCAAACTCATTAAGATGGCTGCAGAACTTGGAAGATCAACAAGACCAGACATCAAACTTGGTATCTGTGGTGAGCATGGCGGCGACCCATCCAGCATAGAATTCTGCCACAACGTAGGACTTGACTATGTATCATGTTCACCGTTCAGAGTGCCAATTGCAAGACTTGCTGCAGCACAAGCTCAAGTAAAATCAAAAATGAAAGCATTTATTGACAAATAA
- the era gene encoding GTPase Era, with protein MAFKSGFVALIGRPNVGKSTLMNYLVGKKISIISPKPQTTRNSIKGILTLEDAQIIFIDTPGVHPPKNKLGEYMVKVSEKTLKEVDLILYIVEAIDNGIGPWDEAIIEKLKEVETPKILVLNKSDLASKENIEILKSIFSTKLNFESIVDIAAINGYNCDLLLSKIKELLPEGPKYYLDDMTTDVRESFIVAEIIREKILLNLSEEVPHGVGIAIERFAERENKDILDIEATIYCEKDSHKAIIIGKGGQMLKKIGMQARQELEMIFGIKVNLQLWVKVKKNWRDDISAMKMLGYNLKEV; from the coding sequence ATGGCATTCAAATCTGGATTTGTTGCGTTAATTGGTCGTCCTAATGTTGGTAAATCTACTCTTATGAACTACCTTGTTGGTAAAAAGATCTCTATTATTTCGCCCAAACCACAGACAACCAGAAACAGTATAAAAGGCATCCTCACTTTAGAAGATGCTCAGATTATATTTATAGACACTCCAGGTGTTCATCCTCCAAAGAACAAGCTGGGTGAGTATATGGTAAAGGTGTCTGAAAAGACTTTAAAAGAAGTGGATTTGATTTTGTATATTGTAGAAGCAATCGATAATGGAATTGGACCATGGGATGAGGCGATAATAGAAAAGCTAAAGGAAGTGGAGACACCAAAGATTCTGGTTTTGAACAAATCTGACCTTGCTTCAAAAGAGAATATAGAGATACTGAAAAGCATTTTCTCCACAAAACTGAATTTTGAATCTATAGTTGACATAGCTGCAATTAACGGGTACAATTGCGACCTGCTTCTTAGCAAAATAAAGGAGCTGCTTCCAGAAGGGCCAAAGTATTATCTTGACGATATGACAACTGATGTGAGAGAAAGTTTTATTGTAGCAGAGATTATAAGAGAAAAGATTTTGCTCAATCTTTCTGAAGAAGTGCCGCACGGGGTTGGAATTGCGATTGAGAGGTTTGCTGAAAGAGAAAACAAGGATATACTGGATATTGAAGCCACCATCTATTGTGAAAAAGATTCACACAAAGCAATAATTATTGGTAAAGGTGGGCAGATGCTCAAAAAAATTGGAATGCAAGCGCGACAAGAGCTTGAGATGATATTTGGAATAAAAGTAAATCTTCAGCTTTGGGTAAAAGTTAAGAAAAACTGGAGAGACGACATCTCTGCCATGAAAATGCTCGGTTATAACCTTAAAGAGGTCTGA
- a CDS encoding sugar-binding transcriptional regulator translates to MESYFEYIKKIAPEIVEIVEKRYEILKNISYYQPIGRRILAEKLNLTERIVRNEIDILRNLGLINVTESGTILTNEGKDILEKLSNIVYDIKGLEDIKAKVKEILKAKDVYIVPGDADLNPYVLKEIGILASKVILSLIEDVKIIAVTGGQTVKEVVDNFPACSFKDILVVPARGGIGQEVEKQANTLAANLAKKINGSYKLLHLPDTMDEEVYNLLIKKEEIQEVLNDINSADMLVFGIGNAIEMAKRRKLSQDMIEKLKEVGAIGEIFGYYFDKAGRIVYSTTTIGIKLEKIKNIKYMIGVAGGSHKAEAILSLGEIKNNTIFVIDEGIAKKIMSLEK, encoded by the coding sequence ATGGAAAGTTACTTTGAATATATAAAGAAAATTGCTCCTGAGATAGTTGAAATTGTTGAAAAAAGATACGAAATTCTCAAAAATATTAGCTATTATCAACCAATTGGTCGAAGAATCCTTGCAGAAAAGCTTAATCTCACTGAAAGAATTGTCAGAAATGAAATAGACATATTGAGAAATTTAGGGCTCATAAATGTAACTGAAAGTGGAACTATTTTAACAAATGAAGGCAAAGATATTCTTGAAAAACTTTCTAACATAGTATATGATATAAAGGGATTAGAAGATATAAAGGCAAAGGTAAAAGAGATTTTAAAAGCAAAGGATGTATATATTGTCCCAGGAGATGCTGATTTAAATCCTTACGTGCTAAAAGAGATTGGAATTTTGGCAAGCAAGGTTATCCTTTCATTGATAGAAGATGTAAAGATAATTGCAGTGACAGGTGGGCAAACAGTAAAAGAGGTTGTTGACAATTTTCCAGCATGCTCTTTTAAAGATATATTGGTTGTTCCAGCAAGAGGCGGGATAGGTCAGGAAGTAGAAAAGCAAGCAAATACACTTGCAGCAAATTTAGCAAAAAAGATAAACGGTAGTTATAAGCTTCTTCATCTGCCTGACACAATGGATGAAGAGGTTTACAATCTTTTGATTAAAAAAGAAGAGATACAAGAGGTTCTAAACGATATTAACAGTGCAGATATGCTTGTGTTTGGAATAGGAAATGCAATTGAAATGGCAAAGAGAAGGAAATTAAGCCAGGATATGATAGAAAAGCTTAAAGAAGTTGGAGCAATTGGTGAAATATTTGGGTATTATTTTGACAAAGCTGGCAGGATTGTGTATTCAACCACTACAATAGGTATAAAACTTGAGAAAATTAAAAACATTAAATATATGATAGGAGTTGCAGGAGGTTCACACAAAGCAGAAGCGATTTTATCGCTTGGAGAGATAAAAAACAATACCATATTTGTTATTGACGAAGGGATAGCTAAAAAGATTATGAGTTTAGAAAAGTAA
- a CDS encoding aminotransferase class I/II-fold pyridoxal phosphate-dependent enzyme has translation MSNLEKYISKSVQSVPPSGIRKFFDIVSEMKDALSLGVGEPDFVTPWNIREMGIYSIEEGHTHYTSNFGLLELRKEISRYLKERFDLDYPNYREQILVTVGASEAIDIALRSIVNPGDEVLIPEPCFVSYKPCVIFAGGVPVEIETRPENDFKLRAEDILPKISSKTKAIILSYPNNPTGAIMTREDLKEIVDILKDRDIIVISDEIYAELTYEGSHVSIANFPEMKEKTIVINGFSKAFAMTGWRLGFVAAEEVFIKAMAKVHQYIIMSAPTFSQYAAIEALKNGLSEVEKMREEYNRRRRYMVSRFNKMGLECFEPKGAFYVFPSIKATGLPSEEFAERLLYEQKVAVVPGTAFGRSGEGFIRCSYAYSIETIKQALDRIEKFVSNLKTQGVFQQTRENNVVVEK, from the coding sequence GTGAGTAATTTAGAAAAGTACATTTCAAAGAGCGTTCAAAGCGTTCCACCCTCAGGTATTAGGAAATTTTTTGATATTGTATCTGAGATGAAAGATGCTCTATCGCTTGGAGTTGGTGAACCTGATTTTGTAACTCCATGGAACATCCGCGAAATGGGAATATATTCTATTGAAGAAGGACACACCCACTATACATCAAACTTCGGACTTTTGGAGCTGAGAAAAGAGATTAGCAGGTATTTGAAAGAAAGATTCGACCTGGACTATCCAAATTACAGGGAGCAGATTTTGGTAACTGTTGGGGCAAGCGAAGCAATCGATATTGCTTTAAGAAGCATAGTAAATCCTGGTGATGAGGTCTTGATTCCTGAACCTTGTTTTGTCTCATACAAACCATGTGTAATTTTTGCAGGTGGTGTACCGGTTGAGATTGAAACAAGACCAGAAAACGACTTTAAGCTTAGAGCAGAGGATATTTTACCCAAAATATCTTCCAAAACTAAGGCTATTATTTTATCTTATCCCAACAATCCAACAGGTGCTATTATGACAAGAGAGGATTTAAAAGAGATTGTTGATATATTGAAAGATAGGGACATCATAGTAATATCTGACGAAATATATGCTGAGCTTACATATGAAGGAAGCCATGTTTCAATTGCTAATTTCCCTGAAATGAAAGAAAAGACCATTGTTATAAACGGTTTTTCAAAAGCATTTGCTATGACAGGTTGGAGACTCGGATTTGTTGCTGCAGAGGAGGTTTTTATCAAAGCGATGGCCAAAGTGCATCAGTACATCATAATGAGTGCTCCGACCTTTTCCCAGTATGCTGCTATTGAAGCGCTTAAGAATGGGCTTTCAGAAGTTGAAAAGATGAGAGAAGAGTATAACAGAAGAAGACGCTATATGGTGAGCAGATTTAACAAGATGGGACTTGAATGTTTTGAACCAAAAGGAGCGTTTTATGTTTTTCCATCCATAAAGGCCACCGGTCTTCCTTCTGAGGAGTTTGCAGAAAGGCTTTTGTACGAACAGAAAGTAGCAGTTGTGCCAGGCACTGCATTTGGGAGGTCAGGAGAAGGATTTATAAGATGTTCGTATGCCTATTCGATTGAAACCATAAAACAAGCTTTGGACAGGATAGAAAAGTTTGTTTCAAACCTCAAAACTCAAGGTGTCTTCCAGCAAACTCGTGAAAATAATGTGGTAGTGGAGAAGTAA
- the gap gene encoding type I glyceraldehyde-3-phosphate dehydrogenase, with translation MAVKIGINGFGRIGRNAFKAILAKYPNEFEVVAVNDLTDPKTLAHLLKYDSCYGIFNGTVDYTDTSIIVNGKEIKVLAEKDPANLPWKDLGVEVVIESTGRFTKKQDAEKHIQAGAKKVIITAPATDEDITIVMGVNEEMYDPAKHHVISNASCTTNCLAPVTKVIDKHFKVKRGLMTTVHSYTNDQQILDLPHKDLRRARAAALSIIPTTTGAAKAVALVLPHLKGKLNGFALRVPTPTVSVTDVVFEVEKPTTKEEVNSVLKAAAEGELKGILGYSEEPLVSVDYKGDPRSSIVDALSTMVIEDTLVKVVAWYDNEWGYSNRVADLLNYIVNKGL, from the coding sequence ATGGCTGTTAAGATTGGTATTAATGGTTTTGGAAGAATTGGTAGAAATGCTTTCAAAGCAATTTTGGCAAAATATCCAAATGAGTTTGAGGTTGTCGCAGTAAACGACTTGACAGATCCAAAGACATTAGCACATCTTTTAAAGTATGACTCCTGTTATGGTATCTTCAATGGTACAGTGGACTATACAGACACATCAATAATTGTCAATGGTAAAGAGATAAAGGTATTGGCTGAAAAAGATCCAGCAAACCTGCCATGGAAAGATTTAGGTGTTGAGGTTGTAATTGAGTCAACAGGTAGATTTACAAAGAAACAGGATGCTGAAAAGCACATTCAAGCAGGTGCAAAGAAGGTAATCATCACAGCTCCGGCAACAGATGAAGACATCACAATTGTTATGGGCGTAAACGAGGAGATGTACGACCCTGCTAAGCACCATGTAATTTCAAATGCATCCTGTACAACAAACTGTTTAGCACCAGTAACAAAGGTTATTGATAAGCATTTCAAGGTAAAAAGAGGTCTTATGACAACAGTACACTCATATACAAATGACCAGCAGATTTTGGATCTTCCACACAAGGATTTAAGAAGAGCAAGAGCAGCAGCGCTTTCTATTATCCCAACAACAACTGGTGCAGCAAAGGCAGTAGCGCTTGTTCTTCCACACCTCAAAGGAAAACTCAATGGTTTTGCGCTCAGAGTTCCAACACCAACTGTTTCTGTTACAGACGTTGTATTTGAGGTTGAAAAGCCAACAACAAAAGAAGAAGTAAACAGCGTTTTGAAAGCTGCTGCAGAAGGCGAATTAAAGGGTATTTTGGGATACAGCGAAGAGCCACTTGTTTCTGTTGACTACAAGGGCGACCCAAGGTCTTCAATAGTTGATGCTCTCTCAACAATGGTTATCGAAGATACACTTGTAAAGGTTGTTGCATGGTACGACAACGAGTGGGGTTATTCCAACAGAGTTGCAGACCTTTTGAACTATATTGTAAACAAGGGACTGTAA
- a CDS encoding RluA family pseudouridine synthase translates to MKLIYVVKKEDLKMSYKQILQKRLFLSSTLMSRLKVHGQIRFIPPIYSVHQYPQENAVIEVDLISSKSNIAPVEGNIDILYEDNFFLFVNKPSGLPSHPSKGHYFDTIANYVEYYLNSKNLASHIINRLDKDTSGIVVFAKNSYFHSIVSHEFEKRQVEKTYIAIVHGRLAKKSGLIEKPIKRSDDGIKREIHQDGSFASTYYEVIDSFENFSLLKLKPITGRTHQLRVHLSSIGHPIVGDCIYGKERTQNTPLLLHAYSIRFTFKLIDNKVYYITSPLPHYFHEFAGRHLEF, encoded by the coding sequence ATGAAGCTAATATATGTGGTTAAAAAAGAAGATTTGAAGATGTCATATAAACAGATATTGCAAAAAAGACTCTTTTTATCTTCAACACTGATGAGCAGGTTAAAGGTGCACGGTCAAATAAGATTTATTCCCCCAATCTATTCTGTGCATCAATATCCACAAGAAAATGCTGTAATTGAAGTTGATTTGATATCTTCCAAATCAAATATAGCTCCTGTTGAGGGTAACATCGATATATTGTATGAGGACAACTTCTTTTTATTTGTAAACAAACCTTCCGGCCTTCCTTCACATCCCTCTAAAGGGCATTATTTTGATACCATCGCAAACTATGTTGAGTATTATTTAAATTCTAAAAACCTTGCTTCACACATAATAAACAGGTTAGATAAAGATACCTCAGGAATAGTTGTATTTGCTAAAAACTCTTACTTTCACAGCATCGTCTCACACGAGTTTGAAAAAAGACAAGTTGAAAAGACATATATTGCAATAGTTCACGGCAGATTGGCAAAAAAAAGTGGGCTTATTGAAAAACCCATTAAACGCTCAGATGATGGCATCAAAAGAGAAATTCATCAAGATGGCAGTTTTGCTTCCACATACTATGAAGTCATTGATTCTTTTGAAAACTTCTCACTACTAAAATTAAAGCCAATAACAGGCAGAACACATCAGCTAAGAGTTCACTTATCGTCAATTGGCCATCCGATTGTGGGAGACTGTATTTACGGTAAAGAAAGAACACAAAATACTCCTTTGCTTCTTCACGCTTATTCGATAAGATTTACTTTCAAACTAATTGACAATAAAGTTTATTACATTACTTCTCCACTACCACATTATTTTCACGAGTTTGCTGGAAGACACCTTGAGTTTTGA